The sequence below is a genomic window from Bombus affinis isolate iyBomAffi1 chromosome 13, iyBomAffi1.2, whole genome shotgun sequence.
CCCTGTCCGTTTGTTCCTTTACCGTTTCCTTATCTTGCTTCGATTGCTCTACTCGCTGCGTTTGCTGCTGTTGGCTTTGCTGCGATACTTGAATTATACCTGTGACACACCTACAACTAATCACgacaaaaattattaaaatatatttcattcgttcatcgaagaaataatatttttacatatacgTAATATGAAATTTCGTGGGAGTTCCTTTGGTAACGTCAATTGTGCTGATCATTTATGAATGCAGCATGATACCAACCCTGTACAACACGCTGATCCTCTAAGAAGCTGTAGAAATGCAGGACAAGGTGTGCAAGGTGCTTGTTGAATGGTAGGCTGCATCACAGCTGAAGAACTTGCGAAAAATTGTATAGCGCGATTGCATAGCTCGCATCTGCTCACAGTTTGCACAGGCATCTCTTTTACTTCTCGCTGAGTCTGATTAAATCTTCGTAATTAGCAAAGTAATTGAGTTTGACGCAACGATAACTATTTGCGAACAAGATTAAGGgataaatatgtttaaagaaaaTGTTTTTGTATCTAAATTTACATCGAGAAAATATCTTTATAGTTTAATTACTGCGCTTTATAGCGCGTATTTGTATCATTACTTGGCAATGTCTGCTCAATGTTTGCTGATGATCCGTTTGAACATCAGCAACTTCCACGTAGCACAAGCTCCGTGCACTTGTTGGACAATCGACGTATTGTCGTCGACGTCCAAATGAAACCTTTCTGTGACTGTGATCAGCGACTGCGTCTTCCTCTCCGAAAGGTACTTTGATGCTGCTGACGCTGGTCATTAGGTCATGTTTGACCGTCTAGATTGTAGAGAGATACCTTAAAAGAAACGTTACACTCCAGGAACATAGATTACttactattaatattataatactatTATGAAATTGACCTATCAACCGGTAGATAATTTCTAAAATTCGTGTTAGAAGACTATTTATtagattttatttaaataaattttatctaGGAATGCATCGTTCTTGCTTGAACTCTGAAATCAGCAGAAGCAAAGTTtctatctttctatttttttatccTTCTATAAAGTCTTATGTTTATGTCTTAACTCACTTCGGCGGACAAGGGGCCGCAGGTTTCCTTCTGAAACAATACTTCAGTCGGCTTCGCGTAACAGCACTGCCGACAGAGATTGCAGGTACGTTTCCAAAATCTGACACGGAACACATAGTTCACTGATAGGAAAATCGGAAttggaaaattttattcaaCTCGGGACTTACGCGAGTACCAGTGAGACTTCGATTATGAAGAGGATGAACGCGAAAAGAGAAAGACACGCCATTGTTATTATGTACCACGGTGAAGAGTAACTTAATAATAGAAGGATTCCAGCGATTGCGAAGAATATCGTGCCCAataaggaaaaaagaaacatctgcaataaaaatgttttatgctTCCCTTCGAAGTTCATTTATATCTTTATCGCGATAGATACGATGtaaaaattaatgttaattTTTCGTAGAAACTTTCTTCATACAAGTGATTACCGGCGTCGTGTTCAATTCTCCTCCGATGAACTGACTAATTAGATCGATCGACAAGACGAAAACGTACACTCCAGCAAGCACGATCAGTAAAATACACGTTATAGATGGTAAAGTAGAATCACCCAGTGATATCGTGTAAATGATAAGTACAAAGATCAGTAGTACCACTAGCTAATTAATCAAAAAGTCTCGTTTAATTACCACTTTCATTCAATTAATTTCAATGGAATATCCTCGAGTGTAATATCAGCTAGAGTAGTGTATCGTAATATCATGTTTGTAATTAATACTCACGAATTGGAATATTCTGAGAGGTCTTATTACTAATCGAACGCACGCGCTGATTCTGTTTAATGTCTTCGTTTCCAATTTAGAATTTGACTTGCTCTCTGAGGAGCACACACTTTTATACAAATTATTCGAGTCTGGAAAAAAGATTTCGTGTTGCAAGGAGAAATAAAACACGTAGAAGGAGGATGGTTGGAAGATAATTTAAACCTTCATGCTCCATGATCGTTTGACTTAGGAAGTTTTATATCAGCTTCCTGTCATCGGGCGAACCTCTATCATCGCTTTTTACATTTTGTTTATTGTTATGATATATGTTGTTATATCGAAATGTCGCGTATCGATAGATTTGCAAATTTTCTTCTACAACGATATTCAGGAGAGTGTGGTGATCTCATCGTGTCAATTAGGCAACAGAGAGATTGTTGTTCGTATTGTTGATTAAAACGTGTCGTGTAATGAATCCGCTATTATTGAAGCAATGGGTATGGGATTTGGAATTGAAAATTGAAGAATAAAACACGTTATTCTTCCAACGCTTATTTTGTACATGTATTATATGGCGTACATTATAATACATCTTTTTATATACTTTCGTTCTCTTTTataataagttttacatttggcttataaaattatattacaaaggattatcgatataaaatattaattcgcGAACATCTTGTATTACAAGGTGTCGATTAGTATTAAAATTGGACGGAATGTATTTTGATAAAGACACGTCAATTTTTGTCAAATCTATATAATAGATTTATAAAttgataaatgtatataaagacGAATTATAATTTTTGGTCTTATCATAGttacaattattaatataaaaagtatAATTTTTGTCACTAATTATCTAAAAATATTCATGGCAATTCTGagatttgtaatatatataaaatgtatgatATCAACAAGTAAGAAATAGAGGTTAcagattatattattatacatatattatactatACATACGTATAAGAACACTACTCTAGTTATCCAAACTTtcgattataaataatattcaatatatatatattgtttaatGGATCtttatgattttttaaaaacatgaaaaatataccgtatatatcataaaatatacCATATATGTAGAAAATCTTTGGAGATTAATCTTTGTTAATTGCTAAATTCGCTACGTTGCTAAAAGGAAGGACTAAAGCTAAGAACTTTATGAAACTATTAATCCAAAATATTATTCTGATTTATCAGTTAAAACTATCTTCTACAGTATACAATTCACTGCATTATTTGATTTGTACATTTCCTATAAATGTCTACTGTTCTAACCTACGCGTATAATCAAGTAACATCTAACTAGATCGTCGTTAAGACGATTGGACGGAATCAGAACTTACAACTAATCTGTGAATATTTGGCTCGTGAATTATTTTTGGGCGTTATATCAATGTacattatttttacatttttcatttttcggtATATGATGTAGAACACATTCGGTGGGAAACCATCTCTTTTCGATTCTCCTGTTTCCTTTCTTTCATCACCTCTTGTGATAAGCCATTTTGTAAAATACGTGACATATTTAACATCAGCAATCTCTTTTTTCTCCATAGAAACgacatttttttcaaaatttacataacattaaatattcatatttttcctAACTTATTGACAACTTATCCTCCTAGTTACATCAAGCAGGCATTTGTAAGTATAATTCTGACGAATGTTTCATACTTGTTCTCTTAATCTAAAGACCTCTACGCCGTATCTTTCCTTTTCACTCGATGCTTTTTGACGAGTAAAtgatgaaaaatatttccaagAAGAAAACCGCAGCATTGACAAATGTGAACACTGCGCCTGATATGAACATATCCATGTACTGTTTGCTGGGATAGAATTCATTGTTGCTGTAGTAAGGGCCGAGAATCTTTCTCCAATTATAGACAATTATGCTTCCAGCGACGATGTGCAGGAGCCCACCGACTGAGGAGAACAATATCAACTGCAATCAGAGCAGATCGATGTTACTCAAAAATGTATCGAGATCGACGATCTACTTTTACTTCCATTTTTCAAGGATAATAATCATAAACATAGAGAACGTGCGCAGTTCGTAACTTCAAACATAGTgcctttttaaatattcaaagagTAATTTGAAGAAAAAAGTTAGCATGACAAACTCGTAGATTTCGAAGACATTAATTTCAGTTATTTCTTAAATGTTTCATTAGTCTTGTCATGTAAGAAACGCGTCCTGTCATGTAATACGATATTTGGAGAAAAATTTTCAGTTTACGAATAAATTGCCTAGAAATAGAATTTTCTGCGGATTACGCCGAGCACACGTTCGAAACTTGAAACGAATTATCCTATTTCTAAAATTCCTTGTATCGTTCAAAGGAGGTCACGCAGTCGTTCACTTTTGCACCGAACCTCACAATTATTCTACGTGTTATCACAGTTGTGAGACATGAACGACTCTAATTATCGTATTTCTCGAAGCGACCAGTCCTAGATACTATAAGTTCCGATCGTTTCGTGAACATAGACGTTGTAAAGTAGGTGGTCGATAAACAGTACGGGGACTTGGACGTTGATAAGTTATGAATTTTAATCAAACTAGAACGGAACACGTGCATGGTTTCGAACAGTTTAGTTAGCTCGAAAATAGTCGAAGCTCGGTATCgtgatatatttttaatacttgACAGACTAGTACGAAAGAAACAGTCGTAGATTGTAATAACCTaagtattaaaattaaattagccTTGTGTCTCTTGGATGGATTTCCAGTGCCCCagaaaattacaatttatagATAGTATCGAAGGTAGATCGATACAGATATTAGAGGCCGCTTGCTGTCTCATTGTCATTTATGAGCTATGAAAAATAAGCGAATCTTGGTTACCTTGCATTGAATACTTAACGATCTGGTTCTGAAAATAGTACAAATATTTTGTCCTTTATGATGGGAGAAAGTTTTTAATATATTCACAAATAATAATCATGGACGCGATACTTTTAAAAATAAGCTATTGTACTGTTTAAAAAATTGTCTCAACATACAACTTGTTAAAATAGATTTCTCATTCATAAATTACTATTACAATCGTGATTATGACTATCGATTTACACTAAAACGTGCGAATAATTTTACACGCGAGGACGAAAAGTATTCTGGAGACACGAAGGACGtttgttaattattaaatatgcaGTTTCTGCATGATGATTTAGCAAATGGGTAGGGTTCTAACTGGAGACCAATAAAACGACGGAAACTCCGACCTTGTTGATAGATTTATGTCGAAAATACTAAACATGGAAAATGAAACTAACGTGATACTATTCGTCCTTTGATGATCGTCACGCGATCCCTTGATTGCGACGCTTCGTCCATTTATTATCGCTAGACCTGTCACGTAATCTGTTTTCTGGTTCGCAGAATCTCGCGTTAAATTAATTGAAGCGATcggtttttaaataatttacgaCAGGAATGtctacatatttcattctttacaataagtcaaagattattctatcgtacgaaatattttatgaatttctaCCTTTGAAACGCACGCTTATTGTTACGTTTTCTAAACTATACTAACGATTTTAATAGAACTTACGGTTCTTTTCGGTATTCGATCTCCCAACAGTTGACAAATGATAAAAAGCGTGTTGATTATCAGGTAGCCAGCGATAGTGATGTAAATTATCGCGGCATCGTCAAGCTTGAAATGCATTCTAATCATGATCTTCTGGAACGAATTTAACGGATCGACGACTAATCCGATAGCGAACACAGCTAAAACCTGTCAAATGCAAATTTCAAATGCCAACACATCGAGAAATATTTGTAACTGGATTGTTATTAACCGTAAAGTACAAATATTCGTTCATTCGAagcattttcaatatttttgaaGAGCACGAATTATTTACGAAAATTTGTTCACTGAATTATTCGTCATTTTGTCATGATTAAATGAGtacttacaatttccaagagcTTCATCGCAAGAGGCATAAGCTTCGCCACTTTCATTTCCTTATGAACATGCTGGCTCTCCTGCTGATTATCATCTGCCATTCTGACTCTACGGGGTTTTCCTCTGCCGTCACCCAGTTTGGAAGATTTTGGGTTTATCCTTTGTTCACGATCAATTCTTTCCACCCCTCAAGCACATCAAACCTTAGCAATAGCAAATAGCACGATAAGCATCTGAATTACTGAGGAGAACGTGTACATGAATTAGAGACCAATGGACGCGAAAAGCGGTTTCAGACACGTGAGGTAGCTTGCATGTTGAATAAAGATTTCATGATTTCTGCTTTCACGTACACTTCGATTCATACTCTGTTTATTCTCCATTATTACTCCACTTCGAAAATATCTGAAAGATTTTCCAAGATACTTGACGACGTTGGATATTTCAGCTTAAATCGTTTACTATATTATTGCATCTTGAAATCGCGCGGTACGGCGCAAATAGTTTATCTCTCCCATTATACCTGAATTGATATCCTTACACAGAATTAGCGTTCTTAACATTCTTGACTCATACGTATTACACAACCATAGACAGACACATAATTCAATAATAGAGTACTCTACACCGATCTACAGAAATATGTTTATTTCACTACGACTTACTTGTAAAGTATCGTTGAGAAAATTAACCGAAGAGTTTAATGGAAAAGCAAGTTTTAAAAATTCCTGAAAAGCACCATATAAATATCCAAACAATAGATACATACCTTTTTCAACGTGTTCCTCGTGGACACTTCCACCCACGTGAACTAATATCCTTAAAATTCCTTCCAGTCGAAGAATCCACCGCACCGCGCACTATCTTCAGTCGCACTTTCTTTTCTATGcaactatttcgtaattttAATCACAAAATCCTTCAAATTCAAATCGCTCGAGTGAATCACAATTCCAAGGCTAACCCAACCGGGAAGATCCTGGAGATTGGTTACGATCGATGCAGTGGACGCGTGTTGTTAGAAGTCCAGCCACGCTAATCGTGCGATACAGCGTGATATTGTCGGAGAAACATACAGTTGCACGCTGTGTGGCGGACAAACTTAAACTGGAACGTCAAGCGTGACACACTGCGAGGCTACGCGTCGTACGTGCAAGTTGCGCAGGCGGTCTGCCGACTCTGTTAACCAGGTTCACCGTATGACCGTGTCGCATACGTTTGCTCCTGTACGTGCCATTGCCGCGTAATTTCACGAAAACGATCCTCGTGTACTTTCTAATTCGTTTAATTGACGCATTTCCGCCAGAATGGATGCATCGAATTGATCGTCACGAAGaacttctttcttcctctccttTTATTACTTCTACTTCCGGCGAGGAAAGTACCGCGAAGAAACTAGAATTACGTAATAATTACCGTGGATTTCTTGTTTGTTCTACTATTTCTTGGCCGTGGAAATTCTTTATAGAAAGAATGATACCGTTACTTTCAATGCTGTGCAGTTGTTAGTCATTGCTTTTGTAAGTAGCTTTGGGTGGGATATTTTATCGTAGAGGGCAGAATAATTGGGTTTGTGGGCGAGGCTTCTTCTCGGTTAAATTGCTCGAGGCGAAGAACGATTTGGACGAAATTCGTCTTATGGTGATGATTTAGTTGATATATTTATCTTATTTCACGGTATGTTTGAGAAATTAGAGAATGTCTGCGACATACGGGCTGCTAACAATTAGATGCGTTCCTCGAATGATCGTCGCAGTCAGTGTCATTATGTGGTCGATACTGGGAAAACAGGCGTTGTGTCGGCGTATTGTCATCGTTGTAAATATCAGTATTATAGTAAGATACGAATTTAAAAACATCGATAGAAACTTAgaacttttcttcttctttatttctttagaAATAGAATTTCAGATCCTTGCAATTGCAaacttaaattattttattgaattccaAATGTCCCATAAAATTACAGTGTACAGTAGATCAGATATTAGGACTTCCTTGCATTTCGTGCTTGCATAGTGAAATTTAGTAATCGAACCTCATTACTAATTATTATGTTTGAAGATTCACAAATCGCGAAAAATCAATTTAAACTTTTACAAAGTcggaataaaattatttccgAACAAAAACCAACAACTCCTTCTTTCTCCGTGATTGTACGTATAGTGGAGTCTCGCTTATCCGAGTCCCGCTTAACCGAAGTCCTGTATTATCCAAAGTAGTTTGATCTTTGCCATAACttcattttttcaaaattttaacaGAAAGAGTATGAACGTGCGAATAGTTAATCAAACAGTTAATCAAACACTCAACCGATTAAATAAACGAAGAATGGTTGTAGAAAATACTGCAAGTGTCCACATTGAGAAACGTTGttgtttcattggaaaatattttatactaatCAGAATACTGCAGTATAGAATTTAAGTGCAATTTCCTATTCTAAATAATTATTAGTAACGCTAGAATATCACTGTTACTTCTAACGTCGTCTCTAGAGAAGAACAGCAAGATAAAATATAGCAATAAACGTCAGCTAATTGTTTCTCGGCTTTTGTTTACAAATAAAAGTTGCCACATACATGGCTCTCTACAGATacacttttcttttttcatgaaTCTGAACTATATTACAACGTAATAATCTTTCTCTTCCTCCTGAAAAATTGGTTTTCTGACATTTACAGTGTTTTCTACGAACCTTCTTGGAAGCAATGAAATAAACCTAAATACACGTAGCATAACATTATCAAAATGTTTCCTATGATTTTATTATATGCTTTATGAATGCTAATAGAC
It includes:
- the LOC126923082 gene encoding uncharacterized protein LOC126923082 codes for the protein MADDNQQESQHVHKEMKVAKLMPLAMKLLEIVLAVFAIGLVVDPLNSFQKIMIRMHFKLDDAAIIYITIAGYLIINTLFIICQLLGDRIPKRTLILFSSVGGLLHIVAGSIIVYNWRKILGPYYSNNEFYPSKQYMDMFISGAVFTFVNAAVFFLEIFFIIYSSKSIE